The genomic region cacgcaggctgcatcggaagtggtcgatgatGGCCcgttcgttccacccggacccagccgctagagttctaaactccagggcaaagtctttcgcggtcctcgtcccctgcctcagatggaccagacattcgcccgcctctcttccttcggggggatgatcgaagactgaccggaagaggcgagcaaactcttCGTAGTTGTCCAAcacgtctcctccttcactccagaccacgttggcccactccagggctttccccaagaggcaggagatgagggcggacaccttctcccgatccGATAGAGCAGGGCTGATGGTGGtgaaatagaggtccagctgcgggaggaaaccctggcagcaggccgctgtcccgtcgtattccctcggtcgagacaggtgaatacctctgggtgctggggtgtgggtggctggatccggtcgctcagctggttccgcAGGGTTGGGTCCTCTCCTGGTCGGGTCCTcagcctggagaacccgatccatcgcttcgcccaagctggctaacatgttgGAATGCTGCGGGACCCGCTCAACGACTCCATGttgttgggtgtgtgattctgtagcgggtgatttggacggagtcaggcgcaggaggtgtaaatcacagaataatggtttattcggccaatacagcggatcgcagcaatgcgtaaaacaactacagtgcgacttaatggcgcactggggaaaacaaaacaccCGGGTGAATATCCCGCCGATAAAGTACATACagtgcttgcaaaagtattcatcccacttgccgtttttcctattttgttgcattacaacctgtaatttaaattgatttttatttggatttcatgtaatggacatacacaaaatagtcaaaattggtgaagtgaaatgaaaaaaattacttgtttctaaaaattatacaaaataaataacagaaaagtggtgcgtgcatatgtattcaccctctttgctatgatccccctaaataagatctggtgcaacgaattaccttcagaagtcacataattagttaaatgaagtctacctgtgtgcaatctaagtgtcacatgatctgtcacatgatctcagtacatatacactgttctgaaaggccccagagtctgcaacaccactaagcaaggggcaccaccaagttgtggagaagtacagatcagggttgggttataaaaaaatatcagaaacgttcaacatcccacggagcaccattaaatccattattaaaaaatggaaagaatattacatttacatttacgtcatttagcagatgctcttatccagagcgacttacaaattggcaccacaccaaacctgccaagagacggTCTTccaccaaaactcaaggaccaggcaaggagggcattaatcagagaggcaacaaagagaccaaagataaccctgaaggagctgcaaagctccacagcggagattggagtatctgtccataggaccactttaagccgtacactccacagagctggccagaagagtggccagaaataaagctattgcttaaagaaaaaaattagcaaacacgtttggtgttcgccaaaaggcatgtgggagactccccaaacatatggaagaaggtactctggtcagatgagactaaaatttggctttttggccatcaaggaaaacgctatgtctggcgcaaacccaacacctctcatcaccccgagaacaccatccctacagtgaagcatggtggtggcagcatcatgctgtggggatgtttttcataggcagggactgggtaactggtcagaattgaaggaatgatggatggcgctaaatacagggaaattattgaggaaacctgtttcagtcttccaaagatttgagactgggacggaggttcaccttccagcaggacaatgaccctaagtatactgctaaagcaacactagtggtttaaggggaaacatttaaatgtattggaatggcctagtcaaagcccagacctcaatccaattgagaatatgtggtatgacttaaagattgctgtacaccagtggaaccaatccaacttgaaggagctggagcagttttgccttgaagaatgggcaaaaatccctgtggctagatgtgccaagcttatagagacatatcccaagagacttgcagctgtaattgctgcaaaaggtggctctacaaagtattgacttttggggggggtgaatagttatgcatgctcaagttttctgtttttttggtcttatttcttgtttgtttcacaatacaaaatattttgcatcttcaaggtggtaggcatgttgtgtaaatcaaatgatacaaaccccccaaaaaatcagttttaattccaggttgtaaggcaacaaaataggaaaaatgccaagaggggtgaatactttcgcaagccactgtaatgctccaccgagctatcgacacctccacatggaaacaatcacacacaaagactgatgaggggatatgaaccaggtgtgtgtaaaaaaacaagacataacaaatggaatgatgaaaagaggagcggcagtggctagaagtccggtgacgacgaacgccgaagactgcccgaacaaggagaggaggcagcttcggaggaagtcgtgacaattcaCCTcaaaattattttaatttaataaATCTATTCAAGTATTTCCACTCATAGGGAGTACCAATGTAATCAATATTTGAaatgatcatgtttttgtcaaataaaatatatatttgggcTTCTTGCGTCAATTTGCAGAGTACAAATGATTTATAAGTCTGTTCCAGACACCTGAACATCTGCTTATGAAAACATTCAGCTCTccgctgaatctagttgatgacccCTGCACTACAGGTAACATAGAATATGCTACAGTGACTAGCGTATATTAATAGAGACCCATGACAGGATGGAATGAGTGAGTAGAGATGACATCCTGTGAAtgccacctctcctctctacacctCTGGCAGGGTGTACTACACATCTGCGCTGTAGACTCACACTTTCCATGCTGTTCAACAACTCACTCGATCTCTGAAGTGGAGTGGTATATATGACGGCAGGGCTGTGTGGAGTTTGAGTTGCCATACCTGGAAAATTACCCTTCGTACTGCGCTTACCTTTTTTTATACACACGATAGTCATTGAATAGAATAGATGTTACTTTACAAAGTAGCTTACAGTCATGTTAAGATCTCATATTGCTGTCAAAGCATCATCATGTTCTGGTCTGGTGAAGAACCTCTTCCACACATGAAATGCACTGATCTATTTCCAGTCTGTGGTTTTCCTGCACAGATCTTGCTGTGTTGCATAGTTCTGGAAGGTCACTGTATTACATTTGATGTGAGGGGATGCAACAGGGCTGCAGAAGGTTTGAGTGCAAGGCTGCAACTTGGTTTCATAAGATGTGTGGCTCTGTGGGGCACTGTAATGCCTCCTTATAAAGTGCATGACCTTTGAAACGTCTGTGGTGATGACTCATGCTCTTGATCAGCCTATTTGGTGTTGTTCTAGAGCCAAACAACCAACCTTTAGTTTGATCATTACACTTAGCAACCCACAAAACTGCAGGTAGATGGGGGGCTTGTGAGATTAAAGGTTTCACAGGTTGCATCAGTTCCGACCACCAAGCACTGAGCCGACACTGTATGCGGTAAACCAAGTGGAAACTTAGCACAGAGATATACGGTTATATTTAGTTAAATAATCAAGAACGTTttcaataaaaaataatttattaACTATACCGACCATACGTCACAATAAATACACAGTCATTGCCATATTCCTAGAAATTAATATCTAACATTGTAGGGGCTGGGATAGTAGGCTATCCAATCAACAGCAATAAGTTACAGTTACAGGGATTCATGGGTTTCACTGTGGGCTTGGTAAAAAGATTCACATTTTCAAATTGGTGTAGTCCATGTGTAGATCCATTTAGCAGATTTGATTTCAGTCCTGTCCCACTCCAACCACACGCATGGCCTTGATTTAATTAATCGCTCCAAATACAGTCATAatccatactgtatgtaatgtccaTTCTGATGACCAGCCTACAGTTTGTACAATCCAAAGGTGGTAGTCCCCTCCTCATAGTTGACTAGGCTGGGGTCCGTCACCCACACACTAAGCTGATCGTCTGGCTCCAGACTGAACACTCCTCCCTGGAAAGCCGTACACACGTCTGTATGATCCTGGTCCCCCAGGCTGCAGTAGGCTGTCATCAGGTCTTTCTCCTCTCCCGTCTCCCCCTTCCTCAGCTTCACTCGGCTGGCCAGAGGGGTTTTGGGGTGCCATTTGGAGAAGGCCACCTGGGAGTAGATGTTGTAGTCTCCAGGCTGCAGCACCTTCAGCCAGCTGGACATGTAGTACTGGACGTTCCTCCGCACTGAGTGGCCTATGTTCCACTCCAGATACTTTGCTGTTCAAGCAGACAATGTATATTTTTAAGTGCATTTTAAAAACTTATACTGAAACTTATATCTTGAATTGAGGCTACAATTATATGAAAAAAAAGAATGATAGTAATAAGTAACATCTCTTACTTGGGGGCGTACTAGAAACAGGTTGCTTGACTATCATGCGTGCCATGGCTCCATACGAGGGCACACCCCCAGTGAGTTTGGCAGCTGAAACAGAACAGACAAACAGTCAGTCTTCAACCTCTCAGAATTGGAGGTTCTCTGCTGACAGAAGGTGAGCTTGGTAGAGTAGCAAGTAAAGTAAAGAAACGTATACATACGTAGA from Coregonus clupeaformis isolate EN_2021a chromosome 3, ASM2061545v1, whole genome shotgun sequence harbors:
- the cd40lg gene encoding CD40 ligand — protein: MINTYQTSMPPPPIPPRLGSVMSAPGPGHSKPLLRFLIGMIVLQMVLLLGGFAYLYHTDNEYHEDLERKYLDDMIVLRRLEECEKDSQSVLDCKKLVEKYKNILAMVSQEEGRAAKLTGGVPSYGAMARMIVKQPVSSTPPTKYLEWNIGHSVRRNVQYYMSSWLKVLQPGDYNIYSQVAFSKWHPKTPLASRVKLRKGETGEEKDLMTAYCSLGDQDHTDVCTAFQGGVFSLEPDDQLSVWVTDPSLVNYEEGTTTFGLYKL